The genomic region aattatgaagttcaaattcaatGAAGTAGCTATTGATATGGTCTATGCCAGCGTTGGTCTTCATACCATTCCACAGGTAACAAATACTCATTACTATTACTTTTGAGTTTGATATAGCGTAGGTGCAGGAATGACATTGTACTAATATATGATAATTCTTTTGTCTAGGACATGGATGTTTTGAATATAAATTCATTGATGATTGAGAACATTTTGGATAAGAAAGCAATGCTAAGTATCAATGGATACAGAAACACAGAAAAGATTAAACAAATAATGAACCAAAACATGGAGGTATAAGCAATAGTTTAAAAAGTTTTTATAGGATATAGAGTTCCTCGGCTCTGCCATTGAATTACTAATGATAGATTAGTTCATCTGAAACATCGATTAAAAATATATAAAGTTAATTTTAAAAGTAGTCTTTTTGTTTATTACATGAAAACTAATGCTCACTATATCTTTAATTGTTCCAGAACTTTCGTATTGCATTACACTCTCTAAAATTATGGGCGAGAAATCGTAATATCTATTCAAATGTAAGTAACAAAATCTGTCCATTTTAGTATGATCCATATTGGAAAGCTATTTATCATCCACACTTTCATAGTAATGGTATCTGCAGAATTGTTAACCTTCGAATAAATTCTCACTTGGTTATATGCATTGGAGGCTTCAGGGATTTTAGGAGGAATAAATTTGGCTTTATTGCTTTGCCTTGTCTGCCTTCATAATCCAGATGCCAGTGTCGGTTGCTATGGAAGTTCTTCGCACTTTATAGTGATTGGACATGGCCAAGTCCTGTAAAAATTTCAAATGAGAATGTTTCAATCACTCCACATTTTGGTGGAGAGTGGAAGTGGGATCCAGTACACAACAATAAAAATGATGCAGTGCCCAAAATTGATCTTATGCCAATGATAACACCTGCAACTCCTCACCGTTCCAATGTAGCCAATAGTGTTTGTGCTTCTAGTCTTGCTATCATGAAGCAAGAGTTTAAGATAGCCAAGGCCACTTGCCAGGTATGTAGTTTATAACATTCTACACCTATTTCTTATGATGTTTTCTACAAAATATAGCTTTCTAAACTATTAGTAACTCTTTCTACTACAACCTTCTCTCCACTCTCTAGCTATTGTTCCTTTTGAGTGAGTCCTACCTTGCTTCCATTAAGACTTTAGATGTAGAAAATGTACCATGATTCCTTCAAAGGAACACTAGTCTTTTCTTTTCTAGGGACCTAGAAAAAAACATAATTTAGTTTTTCCTTTTATCAATCGATTACAACAAAAGAATCTATTAAGAATCCTTTAATATTCAAACATCGCAACTATGAACCCACCTAATTTTTGCATAAAATTAAAGATTGACATAGAGAGGTCTAAAAGTACATAAGTTATTACATAGCTTCCATTAAGACCTGATATCAACAAGAACTCAATTCGACATAAGTACCAATTCAATTAAATCTACATTAAGAAGCTCTAAAATATGAGGATATCACCCAATTCACCTCCCAATGCCACCAACTAGGTATTACAAGGAGTGACATCTAGACATAGTTATTAGGTATCACATAAACTAAAATTAACTATATTGAAAGTGTCATTTGATTAGCCATAGTCCCCTGAACCATATATTGACATCCCTTGAAGCTATTGTTTTTTGTTCGTAAAAGGAACTACAAGAATTAACTATATTGAAAGCAAGAATTAACTATATTGAAAGTGTCATTTGATTAGCCATGGTCCCCTTAACCATATATTGACATCCCTTGAAGCTATTGTTTTCTGTTTGTAAAAGGAACTACAAGTGTGATATTGGTTAAAAACATCTATGCAAtcctaattaatcaaataaataaaagacTAAATAAGTAGAAGACGTGTGGTAGGATAACTCATCTTGTTTCAATGAACACGATTAGTAGAACTAATATCATTCTTTGAGGGAGTGCTTGTcaaaaatgaatcaacaattaatCCTCATAACACCTAGAAAGGCATCACAattattttcatcattctcatttgctTCCTCTAGCTCCCAACATTAAAAAGTAAGTCTAGACATTAGCCCACTCCTTTTCCTTTCTATTAACTCTAAAGGTATAAGTATAttgtttttttatataaaattgtgtaatttttaaaaatatatgaaaataataataattttaaaatgtaAATTAGATAAAATTTAAAGTTGTTATATTTCATCAAAGATAAATATAAGTTTTCAATTTGAACTATCTAAAagtgatatttattatttaaattttaaaatgatataaaatcatGAAATATATAATTCTTAACATTGTttatattcataattaattatttattttaaaaatacataaatatatttttttttatatttacaaGAATTGTTTTAATTGTTGAATAACTTAAAAAAAGTTAGGTAACTAGGATGTCActacatatatttttattttattttttacaaagTATAAACTTGAAAACCCAcatttttttaaatgaatgattacttttcaataaaaaatttaagtTATATAATTTTAATGCAATTTGTTACGTTTTGTCTAAAATTATGTTAGAAAAAATGCATATTTGTTTTCTGACATCATTGTTATGATTTCAGATCACAACTTTTTCATATGAattccctctttcattattttttttgtaacattcatcacaaaatacttGAACATTAAATgagtaattaataatagaaaatttagcaATTTTATTGAGTGTAATAAATGTTGGTTGACCATGTTATCTCTCTTTGATCCATTCTCAATCTCTCTCTTCTAAGATCTAAACCTATCACTctacctatttgtttcttcctccctctatttttgtccatatttatacatatcTCTTTAGAGCTATCTCTCTAACTCTCATTGAATCCCTCATTCATTATCTCTCTTAAGATTTTCACATATCTTTCTATGTCTTAATCAATCCCTCATCTATCTCACTCTAGCTCCCTAAGATCTATACTTGTCTCTGTACATAGCCATCCCATCTATAGCAACAAAATTTAGAGAGAAGGAGGAGGGGACAAAatgaagtatcaacaaagagagaggaggagagaggtgaGAGGGATAGGGTGATTTGGAGCataagagaatgagagagacaaagagaggtaATTAGGTgttaggaggagaggaggagagggggagaggggcaTGTATCAACAAAGTggggtggggagagagagagagggagagaagtataaacaaagggagaggggagagaggttagagagagggtgattggggtgaagataGAATGAGAGATAGATTTGGAGATAATTAGGGtgtaggaggagagggagagagaggaaagtatcaacaaagtgAGAGGAGATATGGGGATAAAGGTGaaaagagagacaaagagagagtaattagggggagggggagaggggggagatGGAAGTATCTATTAAGGCATATGGGGAGAGAGGTGAAAGAGAGGGTAATTGGGGGGAAGAAATAATTcaagagagagttgggggtaattagtggatataaggagagggagagaggaaagtATCAATAAAATGAGAGAGGGAAAGATGtggagaggtgaagagagagacaaagagagggagGGTATTTTGGGGAATGGGGGGAgggaactctctctctctctctcctaaccCCTAAATACCCCAaaatctctctctatttttctctctcccCCCCAGTTACCCTCTCTCTCacacacctctctctccctctccccttgcCTCCCTAGCAACAAAAGTTAGAGGAAAGATACTCCACACACCTCATCAATAATTAAGATCCAAATATAGATAACACAAAAATATCTAAATGATAAAGATAATCAAGCTCCATTGCTAATACGAAAAGAGTTAACTATATAGATTaaaatagaggtagagagggagatggagatagagaaggACCGAATGAGAGATGGAGATGTATAAAAATAAAGatacaaataaggagagatataaaggtgaagaGATATGaagagatatagagagggagagatagaaggaaaaatagagagagatagagaaacaaATATAGATATAGATACTAAGGTctatgaaaagagagggagaaagacTGAAAGAAAGAGGGAAACATATCTATAGctagaaaaggagagaggaagatagagataaaaatgaagttaaagggagagagagatgaatagatatagataaagagacgGAGAGGTACAGATAGAGAGGGGT from Cryptomeria japonica chromosome 3, Sugi_1.0, whole genome shotgun sequence harbors:
- the LOC131874019 gene encoding nuclear poly(A) polymerase 2-like; this encodes MTKYGRLHTELLDKQLDDFLNSCNVKETEDVKVERAQVIAQLSKIVKRWIKEVALARGISDAEPNARIFPVGSYVFDEKFHKILAEMPNLSQIQKIPHAYVTIMKFKFNEVAIDMVYASVGLHTIPQDMDVLNINSLMIENILDKKAMLSINGYRNTEKIKQIMNQNMENFRIALHSLKLWARNRNIYSNCRLLWKFFALYSDWTWPSPVKISNENVSITPHFGGEWKWDPVHNNKNDAVPKIDLMPMITPATPHRSNVANSVCASSLAIMKQEFKIAKATCQGPETEKFYNIHRIRIKDHNQ